The following proteins are co-located in the Pochonia chlamydosporia 170 chromosome 6, whole genome shotgun sequence genome:
- a CDS encoding mannosylphosphorylation protein (Mnn4) (similar to Metarhizium acridum CQMa 102 XP_007810355.1), which produces MRLVQLLGLPIAALAAVVPVHEPKDSLGDQHAISHEDQFFHTSKFESHASNHDSTHGYDSRYMTKPLNELARRDVARALVQSYLTTCRELHVKTWLMGGSLLGWWWGKKMMAWDYSSNVQITESDLHFLAAYHNGTIHFHKLNSMQKGKKYLLEISPDYMNREQGGARDAVDGRWIDLGTGLYLNLTAVRYNPDHERGEGMLYSKNGQEFHDTLLYPLRDTTFEGVPAKIPFRYKEVLAGKYGDGALKNTYYKGHKFDVAEMQWVLQV; this is translated from the exons ATGCGCTTGGTGCAGCTATTGGGTCTGCCTATTGCAGCTCTGGCGGCGGTTGTGCCTGTTCATGAACCGAAGGACAGTCTTGGTGACCAACACGCCATCTCTCACGAGGACCAATTCTTTCACACCTCCAAGTTTGAGT CACATGCATC AAATCATGATTCGACTCACGGCTACGATTCACGATATATGACGAAACCACTCAACGAACTTGCCCGCCGCGATGTCGCTCGCGCCCTAGTCCAGTCGTATCTCACTACATGTCGAGAACTCCATGTGAAAACATGGCTTATGGGTGGAAGTTTGCTAGGATGGTGGTGGGGGAAAAAG ATGATGGCATGGGATTATAGCAGCAACGTTCAGATTACCGAGTCCGACCTTcatttcttggctgcctATCACAACGGAACCATTCACTTCCACAAACTGAACAGCATgcaaaagggaaagaaaTATCTACTCGAGATAAGCCCGGATTACATGAATAGAGAGCAGGGAGGCGCTAGAGACGCCGTTGACGGTCGCTGGATCGACTTGGGAACAGGACTGTACCTGAACCTGACGGCTGTACGATATAACCCAGATCACGAACGCGGTGAGGGAATGTTATACTCGAAGAATGGCCAGGAATTTCAC GACACTCTGTTATATCCATTACGAGATACGACCTTCGAAGGCGTACCTGCAAAGATTCCATTTCGGTATAAGGAAGTTCTAGCGGGAAAATATGGGGACGGTGCATTGAAGAATACATATTATAAAGG ACACAAGTTTGATGTGGCCGAGATGCAATGGGTGCTGCAAGTGTGA